Proteins encoded together in one Eubalaena glacialis isolate mEubGla1 chromosome 7, mEubGla1.1.hap2.+ XY, whole genome shotgun sequence window:
- the MSH5 gene encoding mutS protein homolog 5 isoform X7: MRVGRVVFSTVCTLVKYPRSRPSRCPAPVTTALEGPSSPAPQPSPISSQWSCISARPATPVSSRIHLCVLWNSGYLGIAYYDTSDSTIYFMPDAPDHESLKLLQRVLDEIDPQSVVTSAKQDENMTRFLGKLASQEHREPKRPEIIYLPSVDFGLEISKQRLLSGNYSFIPDSMTATEKILFLSSIIPFDCLLTVRALGGLLKFMGRRRIGVELEDYNVSVPILGFKKFVLTHLVSIDQDTYSVLQIFKSEPHPSVYKVASGLKEGLSLFGILNRCRCKWGEKLLRLWFTRPTQDLGELNSRLDVIQFFLLPQNLDMAQMLHRLLGHIKNVPLILKRMKLSHTKVSDWQVLYKTVYSALGLRDACRSLPQSIQLFRDIAQEFSDDLHHIASLIGKVVDFEGSLAENRFTVLPSIDPEIDEKKRRLTGLPSFLTEVARKELENLDPRIPSCSVIYIPLIGFLLCIPRLPSMVETNDFEIEGLDFMFLSEEKLHYRSARTKELDALLGDLHCDIRDQETLLMYQLQCQVLARAAVLTRVLDLASRLDVLLALASAARDYGYSRPHYSPRLLGVRIQNGRHPLMELCARTFVPNSAECGGYKGRVKVITGPNSSGKSIYLKQVGLITFMALVGSFVPAEEAEIGAVDAIFTRIHSCESISLGLSTFMIDLNQQVAKAVNNATERSLVLIDEFGKGTNTTMETCEDGNDLVFFYQVCEGVANASHASHTAAQAGLPEKLVARGKEVSDLICSGKPIKPVKELLKEKQMENCQTLVNKFLKLDLEDPNLDLDIFMSQEVLPAATTIL; encoded by the exons ATGAGGGTGGGGCGAGTGGTGTTTTCTACAGTCTGTACTTTAGTGAAATACCCGAGAAGTCGCCCTTCCAGATGCCCTGCACCTGTGACCACAGCTCTCGAAGGCCCTAGCAGCCCTGCCCCTCAGCCCTCTCCCATTAGTTCTCAGTGGAGTTGCATTTCTGCGCGCCCCGCTACCCCCGTCTCCTCGCGG ATTCATCTGTGTGTGCTGTGGAACTCAGGATACCTGGGCATAGCCTACTATGACACTAGTGACTCCACCATCTACTTTATGCCAGATGCCCCAGACCACGAGAGCCTCAAGCTGCTCCAGAGAG TTCTGGATGAAATCGATCCCCAGTCTGTTGTCACGAGCGCCAAACAGGATGAGAATATGACGCGGTTTCTGGGGAAGCTTG CCTCCCAAGAGCACagagagcctaagagacctgAAATCATATATTTGCCAagtgtggattttg GCCTGGAGATAAGCAAACAGCGCCTCCTTTCTGGAAACTACTCCTTCATCCCAGACTCCATGACTGCCACTGAGAaaatcctcttcctctcctccatcaTCCCCTTTGACTGCCTCCTCACG GTTCGAGCACTTGGAGGGCTGCTGAAGTTCATGGGTCGAAGAAGAATCGGGGTTGAACTGGAAGACTATAACGTCAGCGTCCCCATCCTAGGCTTTAAGAAATTTGTGTT GACCCATCTGGTGAGCATAGATCAAGACACTTACAG TGTTCTGCAGATATTTAAGAGTGAGCCTCACCCCTCAGTGTACAAAGTGGCCAGTGGACTCAAGGAGGGGCTCAGCCTCTTTG GAATCCTCAACAGATGCCGCTGTAAGTGGGGAGAGAAACTGCTCAG GCTATGGTTCACACGTCCAACCCAGGACCTGGGGGAACTAAATTCCCGTCTGGATGTCATTCAGTTTTTCCTGTTACCCCAGAATCTGGACATGGCTCAGATGCTGCATCGATTGCTGGGTCACATCAAGAACGTGCCT CTGATTCTTAAACGCATGAAGTTGTCCCACACCAAGGTCAGTGACTGGCAGGTTCTCTACAAG ACAGTGTACAgtgccctgggcctgagggatGCGTGCCGCTCCCTGCCCCAGTCCATTCAGCTCTTTCGGGACATTGCCCAAGAGTTCTCTGATGACCTACACCACATTGCCAGCCTCATTGGGAAAGTG GTGGACTTTGAGGGCAGTCTTGCTGAAAATCGCTTCACAGTCCTCCCCAGCATAGATCCTGAAATTGATGAGA AAAAACGAAGGCTGACAGGACTTCCCAGTTTCCTCACTGAGGTGGCTCGGAAGGAGCTGGAAAATCTGGACCCCCGTATTCCTTCATGCAGTGTCATCTACATCCCTCTG ATTGGCTTCCTTCTTTGTATTCCCCGCCTGCCTTCCATGGTGGAGACCAATGACTTTGAGATTGAGGGTCTGGACTTCATG TTCCTCTCAGAGGAGAAGCTTCACTATCGTAGTGCTCGAACCAAGGAGCTGGATGCATTGCTGGGGGACCTGCACTGCGACATCCGGG ACCAGGAGACCCTGCTGATGTACCAGCTGCAGTGTCAGGTGCTGGCACGGGCAGCTGTCTTGACCCGGGTGTTGGACCTTGCCTCCCGCCTGGACGTCCTCTTGGCTCTTGCCAGTGCCGCGCGGGACTATGGCTACTCAAGGCCCCATTACTCTCCACGGCTCCTTGGGGTACGAATCCAGAATGGCAG GCATCCTCTGATGGAACTCTGTGCCCGAACCTTCGTGCCCAACTCTGCAGAATGCGGGGGGTACAAAGGGAGGGTCAAAGTCATCACTGGACCCAACTCCTCAGGGAAGAGCATATACCTCAAACAG GTAGGCTTGATCACATTCATGGCCCTGGTGGGCAGCTTTGTGCCAGCAGAGGAAGCCGAAATCGGGGCAGTAGACGCCATCTTCACCCGAATCCATAGCTGTGAATCCATCTCCCTTGGCCTCTCTACCTTCATGATCGACCTCAACCAG CAGGTGGCGAAAGCAGTGAACAATGCCACCGAGCGGTCGCTGGTCCTTATCGATGAATTCGGAAAGGGAACCAACACG acCATGGAGACCTGTGAAGATGGGAATGACCTTGTCTTCTTCTATCAGGTTTGCGAAGGTGTTGCCAATGCCAGCCATGCCTCCCACACAGCTGCCCAGGCTGGGCTTCCTGAGAAGCTCGTTGCT
- the MSH5 gene encoding mutS protein homolog 5 isoform X5: protein MASVGATPGRTPQGPGPGEASASFPSPAPVPDPREAEEEEEEEPAEIHLCVLWNSGYLGIAYYDTSDSTIYFMPDAPDHESLKLLQRVLDEIDPQSVVTSAKQDENMTRFLGKLASQEHREPKRPEIIYLPSVDFGLEISKQRLLSGNYSFIPDSMTATEKILFLSSIIPFDCLLTVRALGGLLKFMGRRRIGVELEDYNVSVPILGFKKFVLTHLVSIDQDTYSVLQIFKSEPHPSVYKVASGLKEGLSLFGILNRCRCKWGEKLLRLWFTRPTQDLGELNSRLDVIQFFLLPQNLDMAQMLHRLLGHIKNVPLILKRMKLSHTKVSDWQVLYKTVYSALGLRDACRSLPQSIQLFRDIAQEFSDDLHHIASLIGKVVDFEGSLAENRFTVLPSIDPEIDEKKRRLTGLPSFLTEVARKELENLDPRIPSCSVIYIPLIGFLLCIPRLPSMVETNDFEIEGLDFMFLSEEKLHYRSARTKELDALLGDLHCDIRDQETLLMYQLQCQVLARAAVLTRVLDLASRLDVLLALASAARDYGYSRPHYSPRLLGVRIQNGRHPLMELCARTFVPNSAECGGYKGRVKVITGPNSSGKSIYLKQVGLITFMALVGSFVPAEEAEIGAVDAIFTRIHSCESISLGLSTFMIDLNQQVAKAVNNATERSLVLIDEFGKGTNTVDGLALLAAVIRHWLALGPTCPHVFVATNFLSLIQLQLLPQGPLVQYLTMETCEDGNDLVFFYQVCEGVANASHASHTAAQAGLPEKLVARGKEVSDLICSGKPIKPVKELLKEKQMENCQTLVNKFLKLDLEDPNLDLDIFMSQEVLPAATTIL from the exons ATGGCCTCCGTAGGAGCGACCCCAGGCAGGACGCCGCAGGGACCGGGACCTGGGGAGGCCTCGGCCAGCTTCCCTAGCCCGGCCCCAGTGCCGGACCCCCGGGAGGccgaggaggaggaagaggaggagcccGCGGAG ATTCATCTGTGTGTGCTGTGGAACTCAGGATACCTGGGCATAGCCTACTATGACACTAGTGACTCCACCATCTACTTTATGCCAGATGCCCCAGACCACGAGAGCCTCAAGCTGCTCCAGAGAG TTCTGGATGAAATCGATCCCCAGTCTGTTGTCACGAGCGCCAAACAGGATGAGAATATGACGCGGTTTCTGGGGAAGCTTG CCTCCCAAGAGCACagagagcctaagagacctgAAATCATATATTTGCCAagtgtggattttg GCCTGGAGATAAGCAAACAGCGCCTCCTTTCTGGAAACTACTCCTTCATCCCAGACTCCATGACTGCCACTGAGAaaatcctcttcctctcctccatcaTCCCCTTTGACTGCCTCCTCACG GTTCGAGCACTTGGAGGGCTGCTGAAGTTCATGGGTCGAAGAAGAATCGGGGTTGAACTGGAAGACTATAACGTCAGCGTCCCCATCCTAGGCTTTAAGAAATTTGTGTT GACCCATCTGGTGAGCATAGATCAAGACACTTACAG TGTTCTGCAGATATTTAAGAGTGAGCCTCACCCCTCAGTGTACAAAGTGGCCAGTGGACTCAAGGAGGGGCTCAGCCTCTTTG GAATCCTCAACAGATGCCGCTGTAAGTGGGGAGAGAAACTGCTCAG GCTATGGTTCACACGTCCAACCCAGGACCTGGGGGAACTAAATTCCCGTCTGGATGTCATTCAGTTTTTCCTGTTACCCCAGAATCTGGACATGGCTCAGATGCTGCATCGATTGCTGGGTCACATCAAGAACGTGCCT CTGATTCTTAAACGCATGAAGTTGTCCCACACCAAGGTCAGTGACTGGCAGGTTCTCTACAAG ACAGTGTACAgtgccctgggcctgagggatGCGTGCCGCTCCCTGCCCCAGTCCATTCAGCTCTTTCGGGACATTGCCCAAGAGTTCTCTGATGACCTACACCACATTGCCAGCCTCATTGGGAAAGTG GTGGACTTTGAGGGCAGTCTTGCTGAAAATCGCTTCACAGTCCTCCCCAGCATAGATCCTGAAATTGATGAGA AAAAACGAAGGCTGACAGGACTTCCCAGTTTCCTCACTGAGGTGGCTCGGAAGGAGCTGGAAAATCTGGACCCCCGTATTCCTTCATGCAGTGTCATCTACATCCCTCTG ATTGGCTTCCTTCTTTGTATTCCCCGCCTGCCTTCCATGGTGGAGACCAATGACTTTGAGATTGAGGGTCTGGACTTCATG TTCCTCTCAGAGGAGAAGCTTCACTATCGTAGTGCTCGAACCAAGGAGCTGGATGCATTGCTGGGGGACCTGCACTGCGACATCCGGG ACCAGGAGACCCTGCTGATGTACCAGCTGCAGTGTCAGGTGCTGGCACGGGCAGCTGTCTTGACCCGGGTGTTGGACCTTGCCTCCCGCCTGGACGTCCTCTTGGCTCTTGCCAGTGCCGCGCGGGACTATGGCTACTCAAGGCCCCATTACTCTCCACGGCTCCTTGGGGTACGAATCCAGAATGGCAG GCATCCTCTGATGGAACTCTGTGCCCGAACCTTCGTGCCCAACTCTGCAGAATGCGGGGGGTACAAAGGGAGGGTCAAAGTCATCACTGGACCCAACTCCTCAGGGAAGAGCATATACCTCAAACAG GTAGGCTTGATCACATTCATGGCCCTGGTGGGCAGCTTTGTGCCAGCAGAGGAAGCCGAAATCGGGGCAGTAGACGCCATCTTCACCCGAATCCATAGCTGTGAATCCATCTCCCTTGGCCTCTCTACCTTCATGATCGACCTCAACCAG CAGGTGGCGAAAGCAGTGAACAATGCCACCGAGCGGTCGCTGGTCCTTATCGATGAATTCGGAAAGGGAACCAACACG GTGGATGGGCTCGCGCTTCTGGCGGCCGTGATCCGACACTGGCTGGCGCTTGGGCCCACGTGCCCCCACGTCTTCGTGGCCACcaactttctgagcctcattcAGCTACAGCTGCTGCCGCAGGGGCCCCTCGTGCAGTATTTG acCATGGAGACCTGTGAAGATGGGAATGACCTTGTCTTCTTCTATCAGGTTTGCGAAGGTGTTGCCAATGCCAGCCATGCCTCCCACACAGCTGCCCAGGCTGGGCTTCCTGAGAAGCTCGTTGCT
- the MSH5 gene encoding mutS protein homolog 5 isoform X6 — protein MASVGATPGRTPQGPGPGEASASFPSPAPVPDPREAEEEEEEEPAEIHLCVLWNSGYLGIAYYDTSDSTIYFMPDAPDHESLKLLQRVLDEIDPQSVVTSAKQDENMTRFLGKLASQEHREPKRPEIIYLPSVDFGLEISKQRLLSGNYSFIPDSMTATEKILFLSSIIPFDCLLTVRALGGLLKFMGRRRIGVELEDYNVSVPILGFKKFVLTHLVSIDQDTYSVLQIFKSEPHPSVYKVASGLKEGLSLFGILNRCRCKWGEKLLRLWFTRPTQDLGELNSRLDVIQFFLLPQNLDMAQMLHRLLGHIKNVPLILKRMKLSHTKVSDWQVLYKTVYSALGLRDACRSLPQSIQLFRDIAQEFSDDLHHIASLIGKVVDFEGSLAENRFTVLPSIDPEIDEKKRRLTGLPSFLTEVARKELENLDPRIPSCSVIYIPLIGFLLCIPRLPSMVETNDFEIEGLDFMFLSEEKLHYRSARTKELDALLGDLHCDIRDQETLLMYQLQCQVLARAAVLTRVLDLASRLDVLLALASAARDYGYSRPHYSPRLLGVRIQNGRHPLMELCARTFVPNSAECGGYKGRVKVITGPNSSGKSIYLKQVGLITFMALVGSFVPAEEAEIGAVDAIFTRIHSCESISLGLSTFMIDLNQVAKAVNNATERSLVLIDEFGKGTNTVDGLALLAAVIRHWLALGPTCPHVFVATNFLSLIQLQLLPQGPLVQYLTMETCEDGNDLVFFYQVCEGVANASHASHTAAQAGLPEKLVARGKEVSDLICSGKPIKPVKELLKEKQMENCQTLVNKFLKLDLEDPNLDLDIFMSQEVLPAATTIL, from the exons ATGGCCTCCGTAGGAGCGACCCCAGGCAGGACGCCGCAGGGACCGGGACCTGGGGAGGCCTCGGCCAGCTTCCCTAGCCCGGCCCCAGTGCCGGACCCCCGGGAGGccgaggaggaggaagaggaggagcccGCGGAG ATTCATCTGTGTGTGCTGTGGAACTCAGGATACCTGGGCATAGCCTACTATGACACTAGTGACTCCACCATCTACTTTATGCCAGATGCCCCAGACCACGAGAGCCTCAAGCTGCTCCAGAGAG TTCTGGATGAAATCGATCCCCAGTCTGTTGTCACGAGCGCCAAACAGGATGAGAATATGACGCGGTTTCTGGGGAAGCTTG CCTCCCAAGAGCACagagagcctaagagacctgAAATCATATATTTGCCAagtgtggattttg GCCTGGAGATAAGCAAACAGCGCCTCCTTTCTGGAAACTACTCCTTCATCCCAGACTCCATGACTGCCACTGAGAaaatcctcttcctctcctccatcaTCCCCTTTGACTGCCTCCTCACG GTTCGAGCACTTGGAGGGCTGCTGAAGTTCATGGGTCGAAGAAGAATCGGGGTTGAACTGGAAGACTATAACGTCAGCGTCCCCATCCTAGGCTTTAAGAAATTTGTGTT GACCCATCTGGTGAGCATAGATCAAGACACTTACAG TGTTCTGCAGATATTTAAGAGTGAGCCTCACCCCTCAGTGTACAAAGTGGCCAGTGGACTCAAGGAGGGGCTCAGCCTCTTTG GAATCCTCAACAGATGCCGCTGTAAGTGGGGAGAGAAACTGCTCAG GCTATGGTTCACACGTCCAACCCAGGACCTGGGGGAACTAAATTCCCGTCTGGATGTCATTCAGTTTTTCCTGTTACCCCAGAATCTGGACATGGCTCAGATGCTGCATCGATTGCTGGGTCACATCAAGAACGTGCCT CTGATTCTTAAACGCATGAAGTTGTCCCACACCAAGGTCAGTGACTGGCAGGTTCTCTACAAG ACAGTGTACAgtgccctgggcctgagggatGCGTGCCGCTCCCTGCCCCAGTCCATTCAGCTCTTTCGGGACATTGCCCAAGAGTTCTCTGATGACCTACACCACATTGCCAGCCTCATTGGGAAAGTG GTGGACTTTGAGGGCAGTCTTGCTGAAAATCGCTTCACAGTCCTCCCCAGCATAGATCCTGAAATTGATGAGA AAAAACGAAGGCTGACAGGACTTCCCAGTTTCCTCACTGAGGTGGCTCGGAAGGAGCTGGAAAATCTGGACCCCCGTATTCCTTCATGCAGTGTCATCTACATCCCTCTG ATTGGCTTCCTTCTTTGTATTCCCCGCCTGCCTTCCATGGTGGAGACCAATGACTTTGAGATTGAGGGTCTGGACTTCATG TTCCTCTCAGAGGAGAAGCTTCACTATCGTAGTGCTCGAACCAAGGAGCTGGATGCATTGCTGGGGGACCTGCACTGCGACATCCGGG ACCAGGAGACCCTGCTGATGTACCAGCTGCAGTGTCAGGTGCTGGCACGGGCAGCTGTCTTGACCCGGGTGTTGGACCTTGCCTCCCGCCTGGACGTCCTCTTGGCTCTTGCCAGTGCCGCGCGGGACTATGGCTACTCAAGGCCCCATTACTCTCCACGGCTCCTTGGGGTACGAATCCAGAATGGCAG GCATCCTCTGATGGAACTCTGTGCCCGAACCTTCGTGCCCAACTCTGCAGAATGCGGGGGGTACAAAGGGAGGGTCAAAGTCATCACTGGACCCAACTCCTCAGGGAAGAGCATATACCTCAAACAG GTAGGCTTGATCACATTCATGGCCCTGGTGGGCAGCTTTGTGCCAGCAGAGGAAGCCGAAATCGGGGCAGTAGACGCCATCTTCACCCGAATCCATAGCTGTGAATCCATCTCCCTTGGCCTCTCTACCTTCATGATCGACCTCAACCAG GTGGCGAAAGCAGTGAACAATGCCACCGAGCGGTCGCTGGTCCTTATCGATGAATTCGGAAAGGGAACCAACACG GTGGATGGGCTCGCGCTTCTGGCGGCCGTGATCCGACACTGGCTGGCGCTTGGGCCCACGTGCCCCCACGTCTTCGTGGCCACcaactttctgagcctcattcAGCTACAGCTGCTGCCGCAGGGGCCCCTCGTGCAGTATTTG acCATGGAGACCTGTGAAGATGGGAATGACCTTGTCTTCTTCTATCAGGTTTGCGAAGGTGTTGCCAATGCCAGCCATGCCTCCCACACAGCTGCCCAGGCTGGGCTTCCTGAGAAGCTCGTTGCT